The Vicinamibacterales bacterium genome has a segment encoding these proteins:
- the ligD gene encoding non-homologous end-joining DNA ligase → MITHPEKVLFPEDGITKGDLAAYYEAVAPLMLPHISSRPVTMERYPAGIGKPGFWQKDVSKGFPSWLQRVEVPKKDGVVHHPLVTDTRSLLWIANQNTITPHVWTSRAPDLRHPDVAVFDLDPSREEPEVLRAAAVALRDLLAELGLPCWIKTSGSKGFHILTSLDGKTPMNEAAGFAHGVARLLVQRYPRQLTLEFHKRDRAGRILVDTGRNDYSATFAAAYAVRPRRGAPVSAPCTWEEVITGEVAPDTFNLRNMPDRIATAGDVWADLRKRTRALKGPIQKLRRLLDAG, encoded by the coding sequence GTGATCACCCATCCGGAGAAGGTGCTGTTTCCCGAAGACGGCATCACGAAGGGAGATCTCGCCGCCTATTACGAGGCGGTCGCTCCGTTGATGCTGCCGCACATCTCGTCGCGGCCGGTGACGATGGAGCGGTATCCGGCCGGGATCGGCAAGCCGGGGTTCTGGCAGAAGGACGTGTCGAAGGGCTTTCCGTCGTGGCTGCAGCGCGTGGAGGTCCCGAAGAAGGACGGGGTGGTGCATCACCCGCTGGTGACGGACACCCGGTCGCTGCTCTGGATCGCGAATCAGAACACGATCACGCCGCACGTCTGGACGTCGCGGGCGCCGGATCTCCGGCACCCGGACGTCGCCGTGTTCGATCTGGATCCGTCGCGTGAGGAGCCGGAGGTCCTGCGGGCGGCCGCGGTCGCGCTGCGCGATCTGCTCGCGGAGCTGGGGCTGCCGTGCTGGATCAAGACGTCGGGATCGAAGGGCTTTCACATCCTCACGTCCCTGGACGGCAAGACGCCGATGAACGAGGCCGCGGGATTCGCGCACGGCGTGGCGCGTCTGCTGGTGCAGCGCTATCCCCGGCAGCTCACGCTGGAGTTTCACAAGCGCGATCGCGCCGGCCGGATCCTCGTCGACACCGGCCGCAACGACTACAGCGCGACCTTCGCCGCCGCTTACGCGGTGCGGCCGAGGCGCGGCGCCCCCGTCTCGGCGCCGTGTACGTGGGAAGAGGTGATCACCGGCGAAGTCGCGCCCGACACGTTCAACCTCCGCAACATGCCGGATCGCATCGCCACCGCCGGCGACGTGTGGGCGGATCTGCGCAAGCGCACGCGCGCGCTCAAGGGGCCGATTCAGAAACTCCGGCGCCTGCTCGACGCCGGGTAA
- a CDS encoding response regulator produces the protein MPPVTRGKFHIVAAKFPGRVLVIDDEALVCWSLATGLRQAGFVADTASTSTEALLLARVRPHPAVIVIDSRLHDCPAAVLLCQLRAVAPECRFVLMTTDRHEAPPAPYDALIVRKPFDLPDVVRQIGAEVARAQTG, from the coding sequence ATGCCGCCCGTCACCCGCGGAAAGTTTCACATCGTCGCCGCGAAATTTCCCGGCCGCGTCCTTGTGATCGACGATGAGGCGCTCGTCTGCTGGTCGCTTGCGACCGGTCTGCGGCAGGCGGGGTTCGTCGCGGACACCGCGTCCACCTCCACGGAAGCGCTCCTGCTCGCCCGGGTGAGACCGCATCCTGCGGTCATCGTGATCGACTCGCGGCTCCACGATTGCCCGGCGGCCGTACTGCTGTGCCAGCTGCGCGCTGTCGCGCCCGAGTGCCGTTTCGTGCTGATGACCACCGACAGGCATGAAGCGCCGCCGGCCCCGTACGACGCGCTGATCGTCAGAAAGCCGTTCGATCTGCCCGACGTGGTGCGGCAGATCGGCGCGGAGGTGGCGCGGGCGCAAACCGGCTGA
- a CDS encoding YceI family protein — translation MRNGYSYVLRTAAAAMAAGFMLAAAPAAAPSDPLGLGAARLTIAGTSNIHDYTATTTAIRVTRVQLGALPAGELLDNALKPGVVEAFEVAIPVKSLASQKDGLDKNMHNALKAAEHPEITFKLLRFENRPAPATGLRAIGVLRVAGVDRQVAIDITTERKEATLVVKGTLALLMTDFGIAPPKAMMGMLKTDPKVTITFDVALAANLT, via the coding sequence ATGAGAAACGGGTATTCATATGTCCTGCGGACCGCGGCGGCGGCGATGGCCGCGGGGTTCATGCTTGCCGCAGCGCCGGCGGCCGCGCCGAGCGATCCGCTCGGGCTCGGCGCCGCACGGCTCACCATCGCGGGCACCTCGAACATCCACGACTACACCGCCACCACCACTGCGATTCGCGTGACGCGCGTCCAGCTCGGCGCGCTTCCGGCCGGCGAGCTGCTCGACAACGCGTTGAAGCCGGGCGTGGTGGAGGCGTTCGAGGTCGCGATTCCGGTGAAGTCGCTGGCGTCGCAGAAGGACGGCCTCGACAAGAACATGCACAACGCGCTCAAGGCCGCCGAGCATCCGGAGATCACGTTCAAGCTGCTGCGCTTCGAGAATCGTCCGGCGCCGGCCACCGGCCTGCGGGCCATCGGCGTGCTGCGCGTCGCCGGCGTCGATCGACAGGTCGCGATCGACATCACCACCGAACGCAAGGAAGCCACGCTCGTCGTCAAGGGAACCCTGGCGCTGCTGATGACGGACTTCGGCATCGCGCCGCCGAAGGCCATGATGGGCATGCTCAAGACCGATCCCAAGGTCACGATCACGTTCGACGTCGCGCTTGCCGCCAATCTCACGTAG
- a CDS encoding sigma-54 dependent transcriptional regulator, which produces MTHATILVVDDEDLIRWSLRERLRTDGYTIREAGTGADAMEIFKEGVDLVLLDYRLPDTDGLTLLRQMKSLEPDVLVVLLTSFVSVEAAVEAMKLGAFHFANKPFNLDEVAAIVARALETTQLRREVKQLRENEARPYSLRAIVGESAAMENLRQLVAKVAASPASTVLLTGESGTGKDLVAKTIHYSSGRAPRPFMNITCSALPEQLLESELFGHERGAFTDARMQKRGLLESADGGTVFLDEIGEMVPALQAKLLRFLEEKCFKRVGGASDIRVDVRVVAATNRNLEEQVAKGGFRSDLYYRLNVLPIRLPPLREHADDVPVLLRFFIDSFNTEFKKKIKGVSPAAETLLRNYGWPGNVREMRNVVERAMLLAEGQRLEVQDFGVLNPGAAGGDAFELPASGVDLEALERSLVAQALRRAGGNQTKAAALLGLNRDQIRYRIEKFGLSLTP; this is translated from the coding sequence ATGACACACGCCACCATCCTCGTCGTCGACGACGAAGACCTGATCCGCTGGTCGCTGCGCGAACGGCTGAGGACAGACGGCTACACCATTCGCGAGGCGGGCACTGGCGCGGACGCGATGGAAATCTTCAAGGAGGGCGTCGACCTCGTCCTGCTCGACTACCGCCTTCCCGACACCGACGGGCTCACGCTGCTGCGCCAGATGAAGAGTCTGGAGCCGGACGTGCTCGTCGTCCTGCTCACGTCGTTCGTCAGCGTCGAGGCCGCGGTCGAGGCGATGAAGCTGGGCGCGTTCCACTTCGCCAACAAGCCGTTCAACCTGGACGAGGTCGCGGCGATCGTCGCGCGGGCGCTCGAGACGACGCAGCTGCGGCGCGAAGTGAAGCAGTTGCGCGAGAACGAGGCGCGGCCGTACAGCCTGCGCGCCATCGTCGGCGAGTCGGCCGCGATGGAGAACCTGCGGCAGCTCGTCGCCAAGGTCGCCGCCAGCCCGGCGTCGACGGTGCTGCTGACCGGCGAGAGCGGCACCGGCAAGGACCTGGTGGCGAAGACGATTCATTACAGCAGCGGGCGCGCGCCGCGGCCGTTCATGAACATCACCTGCTCGGCGCTGCCCGAGCAGCTGCTCGAGAGCGAGCTGTTCGGGCACGAGCGCGGCGCCTTCACCGACGCGCGGATGCAGAAGCGCGGGCTGCTGGAGAGCGCCGACGGGGGCACCGTCTTCCTCGACGAGATCGGCGAGATGGTGCCGGCGCTGCAGGCGAAGCTGCTGCGCTTCCTCGAGGAGAAGTGCTTCAAGCGCGTCGGCGGCGCCTCCGACATCCGCGTCGACGTCCGGGTGGTCGCCGCGACCAACCGCAATCTCGAGGAGCAGGTCGCCAAGGGCGGGTTCCGCAGCGACCTCTACTACCGCCTCAACGTGCTGCCGATCAGGCTGCCGCCGCTGCGCGAGCACGCCGACGACGTCCCGGTGCTGCTGCGGTTCTTCATCGACAGCTTCAACACGGAGTTCAAGAAGAAGATCAAAGGCGTCAGTCCGGCGGCGGAGACGCTGCTGCGGAACTACGGCTGGCCCGGCAACGTTCGCGAGATGCGCAACGTCGTCGAGCGGGCGATGCTGCTCGCGGAAGGGCAGCGGCTCGAGGTGCAGGACTTCGGCGTCCTCAACCCGGGCGCGGCGGGCGGCGACGCGTTCGAATTGCCCGCCTCGGGAGTGGACCTGGAAGCGCTGGAGCGCAGCCTGGTGGCGCAGGCGCTGCGCCGGGCCGGCGGAAATCAGACCAAGGCGGCGGCGCTGCTCGGCCTCAACCGGGATCAGATTCGCTACCGGATCGAAAAGTTCGGCCTCTCGCTGACTCCATAA
- a CDS encoding SRPBCC family protein, giving the protein MVLVVAATLVVALTGAMEGAGPAPSVTVREERGVYSVSARFHVAQPPAVALAVLTDYENIPRFLPDVTSSVVRERSVAHAVVEQEAVSRMMMFSKKVHLLLEITEEGNAIRFRDRSGRSFERYEGSWRVAARGRGSDVTYELTAKPGFEVPDFILRRLLKRDSTRTIERLAAEITTRGTLLTTQVQRDPPLDRGNRLFVP; this is encoded by the coding sequence ATGGTCCTCGTCGTCGCTGCCACGCTGGTTGTCGCCCTGACCGGGGCCATGGAAGGAGCCGGACCGGCGCCGAGCGTCACCGTCCGCGAAGAGCGCGGGGTGTATTCGGTGTCGGCCCGGTTCCACGTCGCGCAGCCGCCGGCCGTCGCGCTGGCGGTGCTGACCGACTACGAGAACATTCCCCGCTTCCTGCCCGACGTGACCTCCTCCGTGGTGCGCGAGCGGTCCGTCGCGCACGCCGTGGTCGAGCAGGAAGCGGTCTCCCGCATGATGATGTTCTCGAAGAAGGTGCACCTCCTGCTGGAGATCACCGAAGAGGGGAACGCCATCCGCTTCCGCGATCGCTCGGGACGCAGTTTCGAGAGATACGAGGGGTCCTGGCGCGTCGCCGCGCGCGGCCGCGGCAGCGACGTCACGTACGAGCTGACCGCGAAACCGGGGTTCGAGGTCCCCGACTTCATTCTGCGGCGGCTGCTCAAGCGCGACTCGACGCGCACCATCGAGCGCCTCGCCGCCGAGATCACCACGCGCGGGACTCTACTTACGACCCAGGTCCAGCGCGATCCACCGCTCGATCGCGGCAATCGCCTGTTCGTCCCGTAG
- a CDS encoding ATP-binding protein, with the protein MPDDDSLRLLEQIRYALDQAAIVAITDQRGVITYVNDKFCEISEYSRGELIGQDHRIVNSGYHPKEFIRGLWRTIAQGEVWRGELRNRAKSGSIYWVDTTIVPLLNAEGKPRQYLAIRSDITQRKAMEQQLADQAALAQLGQFAAVVAHEVRNPLAGVKGSLQVLQSRAATLPDDRRVIEAMIARLDTLNAKVEDILRFARPRSPKVERVDVRAVTIDAVASTEAGMKGNYPGIRIPESTVMALADREMLRAVLLNLLMNACQSGSTAPVEVEIASDGAACRIDVLDRGTGFGDTEPEQLFQAFHTTKKSGTGLGLAIVRRLITLQNGTIVLLPREGGGAIARVTLPAAPAD; encoded by the coding sequence ATGCCCGACGACGATTCCCTCCGGCTCCTCGAACAGATCCGCTACGCCCTCGACCAGGCGGCCATCGTGGCCATCACCGATCAGCGCGGCGTGATTACGTACGTCAACGACAAGTTCTGCGAGATCTCGGAGTACTCGCGCGGCGAGCTGATCGGCCAGGATCACCGCATCGTCAACTCCGGCTACCACCCGAAGGAGTTCATCCGCGGCCTGTGGCGGACGATCGCGCAGGGGGAGGTGTGGCGGGGCGAGCTGCGCAACCGGGCGAAGAGCGGATCGATCTACTGGGTGGACACGACCATCGTGCCGCTGCTGAACGCCGAGGGCAAGCCGCGGCAGTACCTGGCGATCCGCAGCGACATCACCCAGCGCAAGGCGATGGAGCAGCAGCTCGCGGATCAGGCGGCGCTGGCCCAGCTCGGTCAGTTCGCCGCCGTCGTCGCGCACGAAGTGCGCAACCCGCTCGCCGGCGTGAAGGGATCGCTGCAGGTGCTGCAGTCGCGCGCCGCGACGCTGCCGGACGACCGCCGGGTCATCGAGGCGATGATCGCGCGGCTCGACACGTTGAACGCGAAGGTGGAGGACATCCTTCGCTTCGCGCGGCCGCGCTCGCCGAAGGTCGAGCGCGTCGACGTGCGCGCCGTGACGATCGATGCCGTCGCCAGCACCGAGGCGGGGATGAAGGGCAACTATCCCGGGATCCGCATTCCCGAGAGCACGGTCATGGCGCTCGCCGACCGGGAGATGCTCCGCGCCGTGCTGCTGAACCTCCTGATGAACGCGTGCCAGTCCGGATCGACCGCGCCGGTCGAGGTGGAGATCGCGTCGGACGGCGCCGCCTGCCGGATCGACGTGCTCGATCGCGGGACGGGGTTCGGCGACACCGAACCGGAACAGCTGTTTCAGGCGTTCCACACGACGAAGAAGAGCGGCACCGGGCTCGGTCTGGCGATCGTGCGCCGCCTGATCACGCTGCAGAACGGCACCATCGTGCTGCTGCCGCGCGAAGGGGGCGGGGCGATCGCGCGGGTCACGCTGCCGGCGGCGCCGGCGGACTGA
- a CDS encoding M55 family metallopeptidase — protein MRRALAAVAASILLSFPAGAQPGKKVFISADMEGISGISGSDQLSATGSEYGRSRKMMADDVNAAIRGARAGGATAVVVNDSHGSMRNLRLEDLDPEVRLISHSFKRSGMMEGLDETFDAAIFVGYHAKAGHPAGLFAHTGSGVVRDVRVNGTSMGEGGLNTLVAAWYGVPVVLVTGDDVAVKQVAEIATGARTVAVKRAINPRAAELRPFRDAHADIERGARDGVAAAKRFAPRREGSYRVEVQFQEIAIPEVAENLPGMQRPSPDTIAFTQDTMPKAYTLIRLLYRYINPD, from the coding sequence ATGAGGCGAGCGTTGGCCGCGGTCGCGGCGTCGATTCTGTTGTCGTTTCCGGCGGGCGCGCAGCCCGGCAAGAAAGTATTCATCTCGGCCGACATGGAAGGGATCAGCGGAATCTCCGGCTCGGACCAGCTGTCGGCCACGGGCTCCGAGTACGGACGGTCGCGGAAGATGATGGCCGACGACGTGAACGCGGCGATTCGCGGCGCGCGCGCCGGCGGCGCCACGGCGGTCGTCGTGAACGACTCCCACGGGAGCATGCGCAACCTGCGGCTCGAGGATCTGGATCCCGAGGTCCGCCTCATCAGCCACAGCTTCAAGCGGTCGGGGATGATGGAGGGGCTCGACGAGACGTTCGACGCGGCGATCTTCGTCGGCTACCACGCCAAGGCCGGCCATCCGGCGGGCCTGTTCGCGCACACCGGCAGCGGCGTCGTCCGCGACGTGCGCGTCAACGGCACGTCGATGGGGGAGGGCGGGCTGAACACGCTGGTCGCGGCATGGTACGGCGTTCCCGTGGTGCTCGTCACCGGCGACGACGTCGCGGTGAAGCAGGTGGCGGAGATCGCGACCGGCGCGCGCACGGTCGCGGTCAAGCGTGCGATCAACCCGCGCGCCGCGGAGCTGCGCCCGTTCAGGGACGCGCATGCGGACATCGAGCGTGGCGCGCGCGACGGTGTCGCCGCCGCGAAGAGATTCGCGCCGCGGCGCGAGGGGAGCTACCGCGTCGAGGTGCAGTTCCAGGAGATTGCGATTCCCGAGGTGGCGGAAAACCTCCCGGGCATGCAGCGTCCCTCGCCCGATACGATTGCGTTCACGCAGGACACGATGCCGAAGGCCTACACGTTGATCCGCCTGCTATACCGGTACATCAATCCGGATTAG
- a CDS encoding DNA polymerase domain-containing protein: MYDAGWDPTPGIVSVWAEWDGRAIVWRRIPESGALVREDARFRPWALLDSLEPLGPPSGHFRYRELEGPGALRFLVHAEDGRRLQPLKELGKDRILILPPEEQYLVSTGRTYFRDLPFDALHRLQFDLETTGLDAAADRIFMIAIRTPDGATRVLEAAGEDAASEAELIRNLVLTIAAADPDVIENHNLHGFDLPFLARRARMLRVALPLGRVGRGLRQRPARRGIADEQDEARRIRYVAQGRELIDTMDAVVRYGFSTGDLPWRGLKAVARHFGVAAGNRVYIPGDRIYEEYRRDPAPVRRYAAQDVEEVAALARILGGAAFALAQMAPRRYERVADAGAATGIIDPLLVRAYIRAGHALPAYGGGDREPHTGAALHLFATGVARRVVKADVASLYPSLMRSYRIGPARDTLGAMLALVDRLVERRLEAKARARGAPAESSERFTHEAMSAALKLVVNSAYGYLAAGSGLTRFADVQAANEVTRRGRDVLALMCRGLEARGVTLLEADTDGVYFSVPDAWTDADERRVVSEVAALLPPLVQLEFDGRYRAMLSHEPKNYALLTYGGALILKGVAFRSSRAAPFGEAFLRRALERLLLRDIPGVRAAFVETVEALRRREIPTGDVSSRVRLTKTAARYLASRDRRRELTYEALLEAGRTSWTIGERVRVYRTATGGAGLVSEQEDGTRADAALDAHDYDVEHYVRVLRDIFSERLARALRPEHLLAIVADPMQPSLFDDELAGASTVLTPLPRAGTAHAAPQPQPVTRRRAGAGVSESAP, from the coding sequence ATGTATGACGCGGGATGGGATCCGACGCCGGGTATCGTCTCGGTCTGGGCGGAGTGGGACGGGCGCGCGATCGTCTGGCGCCGGATTCCAGAGTCGGGTGCGCTGGTTCGCGAAGACGCGCGGTTCAGGCCGTGGGCCCTGCTCGACTCGCTCGAACCGCTCGGCCCGCCGTCCGGGCACTTCCGCTACCGCGAGCTCGAGGGTCCCGGCGCGCTCCGGTTTCTCGTCCACGCCGAGGACGGCCGGCGGCTGCAGCCGCTGAAGGAGCTGGGCAAGGATCGGATCCTGATTCTGCCGCCGGAGGAGCAGTACCTCGTCTCCACCGGCCGCACCTACTTCCGCGATCTGCCGTTCGACGCGCTCCACCGCCTTCAGTTCGATCTCGAAACCACCGGACTCGACGCGGCGGCGGACCGGATCTTCATGATCGCGATCCGCACCCCTGACGGTGCGACCCGCGTACTGGAAGCGGCGGGTGAGGACGCGGCCAGCGAAGCGGAGTTGATCCGCAACCTGGTGCTGACGATTGCCGCCGCCGATCCCGACGTGATCGAGAATCACAACCTCCACGGCTTCGATCTGCCGTTCCTGGCAAGGCGCGCACGGATGCTGCGTGTCGCCCTGCCGCTCGGGCGCGTCGGCCGCGGGCTGCGCCAGCGGCCGGCGAGACGCGGCATCGCCGACGAACAGGACGAGGCTCGCCGCATCCGCTACGTGGCCCAGGGACGCGAACTGATCGACACGATGGACGCGGTCGTGCGCTACGGCTTTTCGACGGGTGATCTGCCGTGGCGCGGGCTGAAGGCGGTGGCGCGGCACTTCGGGGTTGCCGCCGGCAATCGCGTCTACATTCCCGGCGACCGGATCTACGAGGAATACCGCCGCGATCCCGCGCCGGTGCGCCGCTACGCCGCGCAGGACGTGGAGGAGGTCGCCGCGCTCGCGCGGATCCTGGGCGGCGCGGCGTTCGCGCTCGCGCAGATGGCGCCGCGGCGCTACGAGCGGGTCGCCGACGCCGGCGCCGCGACCGGCATCATCGATCCGCTGCTGGTGCGGGCGTACATTCGCGCCGGACACGCGCTGCCCGCGTACGGCGGCGGCGATCGCGAGCCGCACACCGGTGCCGCCCTGCATCTCTTCGCCACCGGAGTGGCGCGGCGCGTCGTGAAGGCGGACGTCGCCAGCCTGTATCCCTCGTTGATGCGCTCGTACCGGATCGGCCCCGCCCGCGACACGCTCGGAGCGATGCTTGCGCTCGTCGATCGCCTGGTCGAACGCCGGCTCGAGGCCAAGGCGCGCGCCAGGGGCGCCCCCGCGGAGTCGAGCGAGCGCTTCACGCACGAGGCGATGTCTGCGGCGCTGAAGCTGGTCGTGAACTCCGCCTACGGCTATCTGGCCGCGGGCAGTGGACTGACGCGGTTCGCGGACGTGCAGGCGGCCAACGAAGTCACCCGCCGCGGACGGGACGTGCTCGCGCTGATGTGCCGCGGGCTGGAGGCGCGCGGCGTCACGCTGCTGGAGGCGGACACCGACGGCGTGTATTTCTCGGTGCCCGACGCGTGGACCGACGCCGACGAACGCCGCGTCGTCTCCGAGGTGGCGGCGCTGCTGCCGCCCCTGGTGCAGCTGGAGTTCGACGGCCGGTATCGCGCGATGCTGTCGCACGAACCGAAGAACTACGCACTGCTCACCTACGGCGGCGCGCTGATCCTGAAAGGGGTCGCCTTTCGATCGAGCCGCGCCGCGCCCTTCGGCGAGGCGTTCCTGCGCCGCGCGCTGGAGCGCCTGCTGCTCCGCGACATTCCGGGGGTCCGCGCCGCGTTCGTCGAGACGGTGGAGGCGCTGCGGCGGCGCGAGATACCGACCGGCGACGTCTCGTCGCGCGTGCGGCTGACCAAGACGGCGGCGCGGTATCTGGCGAGCCGCGACCGGCGGCGAGAGCTCACCTACGAGGCGCTGCTCGAGGCGGGGCGGACCAGCTGGACGATCGGCGAACGGGTGCGCGTCTATCGCACGGCCACGGGCGGCGCCGGACTGGTGTCGGAACAGGAGGACGGGACCCGCGCCGATGCCGCGCTCGACGCGCACGATTACGACGTCGAGCACTACGTGCGCGTGCTGCGTGACATCTTCAGCGAGCGTCTCGCCCGGGCGCTGCGCCCCGAGCACCTGCTGGCAATCGTCGCGGATCCGATGCAGCCATCGCTGTTCGACGACGAGCTGGCTGGCGCCAGCACGGTGCTGACGCCGCTGCCGCGAGCAGGAACGGCACACGCGGCGCCGCAGCCGCAGCCCGTTACCCGGCGTCGAGCAGGCGCCGGAGTTTCTGAATCGGCCCCTTGA
- a CDS encoding GAF domain-containing protein gives MNVTLESLATCFQGILPAQLFTCSADGIPNAAYLSHVEYVDDSHVALSFQFFNKSRRNVAHNPRALVMVPDPDTGQGWLLRVRFVRSETEGPLFEQMALRIEAIASYCGLKGIFKLRAADVYEVLSIERAPEEAGAPSKGIDQDAAALMGAVFTTKALQDLAIQINHADTLDALVDAILRGLDESLGFKHSAILVPAEEPGVLVTIATRGYPENGAGAEVRFGEGIAGLVAEARKPIRISGLMRGMLYAFAMHKDAADRSAGLQRRRIPMPGLANPESQLGVPLLVRGELVGVLTLESDMPYRFHAEDKASIELLGSYLAIAIQNMQLQERTAEPADAPAHAPARRGVRAASRPAEPAARRDIVYYAADECILLDGEYLIRSLPAKILWRLLTERETTGRQEFTNRELRLDKSLNLPDWKDNLESRLLLLRRRLQQKSPDIRLVPRARGRFALELGCEVSLSVRP, from the coding sequence ATGAACGTCACCCTCGAATCGCTGGCGACCTGCTTCCAGGGGATCCTGCCGGCGCAGCTCTTCACCTGCTCGGCCGACGGCATTCCCAACGCGGCGTATCTCAGCCACGTCGAGTACGTGGACGACTCGCACGTCGCGCTCTCGTTCCAGTTCTTCAACAAGAGCCGGCGCAACGTTGCCCACAATCCGCGGGCGCTCGTCATGGTGCCCGATCCCGACACCGGGCAGGGCTGGCTGCTGCGCGTGCGGTTCGTGCGCTCGGAAACCGAGGGACCGCTGTTCGAGCAGATGGCGCTCAGGATCGAGGCGATTGCGTCGTACTGCGGCTTGAAAGGCATTTTCAAGCTGCGCGCCGCCGACGTCTACGAAGTGCTGTCGATCGAGCGGGCGCCCGAGGAGGCGGGCGCGCCGTCGAAGGGCATCGACCAGGATGCCGCGGCGCTGATGGGCGCCGTCTTCACCACCAAGGCGCTGCAGGATCTGGCGATCCAGATCAACCACGCCGATACCCTCGACGCGCTGGTGGATGCAATCCTGCGCGGCCTCGACGAGAGTCTCGGGTTCAAGCATTCGGCCATCCTGGTCCCGGCCGAGGAACCCGGCGTGCTGGTGACGATTGCGACGCGCGGCTATCCGGAGAACGGCGCCGGCGCGGAGGTCCGCTTCGGCGAAGGCATCGCCGGTCTGGTCGCGGAAGCGCGCAAGCCCATCCGCATCTCGGGGCTGATGCGCGGCATGCTGTACGCGTTTGCGATGCACAAGGACGCGGCGGATCGGAGCGCCGGCCTTCAGCGGCGGCGCATTCCGATGCCGGGCCTCGCGAATCCCGAGAGTCAGTTGGGCGTCCCGCTGCTGGTGCGCGGCGAGCTGGTCGGCGTGCTCACGCTCGAGAGCGACATGCCGTACCGGTTCCACGCCGAAGACAAGGCCTCGATCGAGCTGCTCGGCAGCTACCTGGCGATTGCGATTCAGAACATGCAGCTGCAGGAGCGCACGGCGGAGCCCGCCGACGCGCCGGCGCACGCGCCCGCGCGCCGCGGCGTCCGCGCCGCGTCCCGTCCGGCCGAACCGGCGGCGCGCCGCGACATCGTCTACTACGCGGCCGACGAATGCATTCTGCTGGACGGGGAGTACCTGATCCGCAGCCTGCCGGCCAAGATTCTGTGGCGGCTGCTGACGGAGCGCGAGACGACCGGACGTCAGGAGTTCACCAACCGCGAGCTGCGGCTCGACAAGTCGCTGAATCTGCCGGACTGGAAGGACAACCTCGAGAGCCGGCTGCTCCTGCTCCGGCGAAGACTGCAGCAGAAATCACCCGACATCCGCCTCGTCCCGCGAGCCCGAGGCCGCTTCGCGCTCGAATTGGGCTGCGAGGTGAGCCTGAGCGTGCGTCCCTGA
- a CDS encoding RNA ligase family protein has translation MSPFPDWLEPMAATLTQERFTGPEWIFERKYDGIRLIAFKQEDAVRLYSRNRLPQNLPAVEAAIAALPVRDAILDGEITWDAPVHPAYHVFDVLWLDGRSVTALPLEERRALLEGLPFRAPLQRVPLLHDPAPWERACREGWEGVIAKRRDSRYEHRRSKSWLKMKCELTHEFIVGGFTDPQGSRVGLGALLVGHRDGGELAFAGKIGTGFDTRLLIELRKRLDAIEIPASPFTRATGLPRLRAHWVRPEVVVKVAFIEWTVHGKLRHPRLLGVVS, from the coding sequence ATGAGCCCCTTTCCCGACTGGCTCGAGCCGATGGCCGCGACGCTGACGCAGGAGCGTTTCACCGGACCCGAGTGGATCTTCGAACGCAAGTACGACGGCATCCGGCTGATCGCGTTCAAGCAGGAGGATGCCGTACGCCTGTATTCCCGCAACCGGCTGCCGCAGAACCTTCCCGCGGTCGAGGCGGCGATTGCCGCGCTTCCCGTGCGCGACGCGATTCTGGACGGCGAGATCACGTGGGACGCTCCGGTCCATCCCGCGTATCACGTCTTCGACGTGCTCTGGCTCGACGGCCGGAGCGTCACCGCGCTGCCGCTCGAGGAGCGCCGCGCGCTGCTCGAAGGACTGCCGTTTCGAGCGCCGCTGCAGCGGGTGCCGCTGCTCCACGACCCCGCGCCGTGGGAGCGCGCCTGCCGCGAGGGCTGGGAGGGGGTGATCGCGAAGCGGCGCGATTCACGCTACGAGCACAGGCGATCGAAGAGCTGGCTCAAGATGAAGTGCGAGCTGACGCACGAATTCATCGTCGGCGGGTTCACCGATCCGCAGGGGTCGCGCGTCGGCCTCGGCGCGCTGCTGGTCGGACACCGTGACGGGGGAGAGCTGGCGTTCGCCGGAAAGATCGGGACCGGGTTCGACACCAGGCTGCTGATCGAGCTGCGGAAGCGGCTCGACGCGATCGAGATCCCGGCCTCGCCGTTCACCCGGGCGACCGGCCTGCCGCGGCTGCGCGCGCACTGGGTTCGCCCGGAAGTGGTCGTCAAGGTAGCCTTTATCGAATGGACCGTTCACGGAAAGCTCCGGCATCCCCGGCTGCTCGGCGTAGTGTCGTGA